The Primulina huaijiensis isolate GDHJ02 chromosome 18, ASM1229523v2, whole genome shotgun sequence DNA window CGTCCGAATAAGCCTTTGCAGCACTCACTAATGATATCCAATCCGGTTTTACACCCGAGCCTCTCATGTCTCTAAAAATCCTCAAAGCATCCATGGGATGCCCATGCTGTGTATAACCGGAAATAATTGAAGTCCAAGAGACAACATTCCGATTACTCAACCCATCAAAAACAACACGAGCACAATCGTTCTGTCCACACTTGACGTAAAAAGCCACGAGCCCATTTTGCACCACCACATCGCCCTCGAGCCCATGTCTTAAAATTTGCGCATGAACGGCAAGACCAATTTCTTCTGCCGCTAAGCCACCACAAGCTTTAAGAACATGAGGAAACGTGTGAGAATCTGGACTCACAAACTCCCCCTGCATCCTCCAGTACATTTCAACAACCTTATCCAACATATCGTGGGTAGAATATCCCTTGATAATCGCATTCCACAAAGAAACATACGGCTTCGGAAACTCATCAAACAGTTGGCGAGCATATTCAACTTCTTTAAGATCGCAGCACCTACGGATGAGCTTGGTGATAACAAATCCGTCGCTCTGCAATCCATGCCTGTATAATTGGCTGTGGATTTGATTGAGATGATTTCTACCGGTAGATTTCTCAAGCAGAGATGCATATAAAAACTCAAGGCCGCCGAAGCTGTCGCTAGTGTGGTAAAAATAGTTACTGAAAAGACGACGATTACTTTCAAACTTGAAACTTCTGAAGAACAGGTAAGGAAATCTGAAAGGCCGTTGCTTCAAAGAAATTCCACAAGATGACATAAACCCAAACAAACAGCTCAAAACGAACAAAGTTGGCAGCGTTGAATAGCTAACAAATGAGCGGGATAATAAGTTCGTTCTTGATACATTTGAATCGAATAAAGATCGAAtcttttagaatttaaaaagcATGAATGTTTATAAATTATCAAACTACATTTAATGGATCTATAAAACCCACCAACCAGTGCAAATTAATGAGAGTAATACAAATAAGTTAAACGGTGCCTACTATATCTGAACTTTGCATAAGCATATGTATTAACATACATCAAAACAAAATTCTATAAGAGATGTTTTTTACCCACATGTCTAAATGTGACGTGGATCTACCAAAAGATTCAAGTATGGAATTCCAGATTCTTCTACAAGGGAGGTCGTGAAACGATGTCATCATATGCTGTGTCTTGTTTCAAGTTGTCTGATAGTCTTTGTCGGCATGTGCTAAATTTTGGTGGAATGATAACAGTGGAACTAAGGACTTGCATAGTTGCATTGGATGAATTGTTATTATCCTTGTTGGACTTTTTGAACTTTTATTATCGGCATCTTATTTAGCCCAATCCACTTTAGTCCAATCTCCTATTCGGGTTACGGCCCAAACCATCCCAATCATCCTCTACGTCCTcgctgctgctgatgctgttTCAGTCCATTCTACAGTGCTGATGCGCTTTTGAATACAGATTATTGAAAAAGTAGCCTATTTCAATCACTGTATGTTATGTATTCggcgatttttttttaaatcttctaAGAACCGTTTGTGTCTGATGTATATGTAGGTTCTTCGTTTCTAGAATCGATTACCATTTGATACTGTCAATTATCAACGGGGAGTGATTCCTTACTGAGGAGTGCGGACACATTTTTCACTAAATTTTTGTGATTAAAACGAGATGGTAGGCAATTCAGCATTTTTTGTTTCAACAAGCTCGCAGGTGTGGTCTCCCTGTTCTATCACTCACGCTTCAGGGAACGGTTCATTGAATTTGTTCCCCTGTTCAACAGCTAAGCTGAGGCACGAGAGGAAGAAACCATTTGTTATCAAAGGTTCTGCCGAACATAATGTGTCGTGTTCTGAATCAAAGAGCCCTCTCTCCGTGGTCATCAACTTCACCCGGGCTATATGGAGGCAAACTTTGAGACCCTTGAGTGATTTCGGTTTCGGTAGAAAAAGCATATGGGAGGGTGGTGTTGGGTTGTTTCTTGTTTCCGGGACGGTTCTGTTGGTGCTTACCTTGGCTTGGTTAAGGGGGTTTCAATTGAGATCTAAGTTCAGGAAGTATTTGGCGGTTTTTGAGTTTGATCAGGCTAGTGGCATTTGCACCGGAACATCTGTTAGGATTCGAGGGATAAACGTTGGCACAGTGGTGTCTGTCAATCCATCCTTGCGGAGTATTGAAGCTTTGGTTGAAGTGAGGCAAACTTTCTACTTATTCTACACCTGGGGCTTCGATGCTCGCTGTGATATGATTGTTTGTCATAGTTTTCCTTtcttaacttttatttttttgtaaaaattcaGGTTGAAGATGATAAAGTTGTCATACCTTGGAATTCATTGATTGAAGTCAATCAATCTGGTCTGCTGATGGAAACTGTTATTGATATCACCCCACGAGAACCCATTCCAACACCTTCCGTTGGGCCTCTAGACGTGGGTTGTGTTAAAGAGGGGTTAATTGTATGTGATAGACAAAAGGTAAAGGGACACCAAGGGGTGAGTTTGGACGCATTGGTTGGAATCTTTACTCGCATTGGACGTGAAATGGAAGACATTGGCCTATCAAATGCCTATGCATTAGCTGAGCGAGTTTCTGCTGTGATTGAAGAATCCCGACCACTGCTTAGAAAGGTTTGGTCTGGCCAATCTTATGTTAGTGCAATTGTTTTTATCTGGAGTTGACTGTTTTTAGTTAATTTGTTGTATAATCAGTcaaaaaattttcttgaattttttcccCAGTTCCCGCAAATTAAGTTGTAATTcagcatttcagttatttccaTCTATCTAATGAAAATGTTTGTATTTATTATGAAAGTGTATGTATTTTCCCCAGCGTTACTCTGGTGCTATATTCGAGGCATTCAGATGTGGCTTTTTCATCTTCATTACTATATGAGTCTCTATTGATTGCCTTTTTTTATTTCATGTAGTAAATTTTAACCAAACGAGCTTGCAACTGTTGAATAATTTTGTTTAGTTATCGTTATATTGCTTCCTTCAAGTAACTTTAATAGGCACTTCACAGCATTATAGTTTGAATATATTCTCATGCAAAATTCTATCTTTGATATAGTGACTTCTCAGATGACAGCCATGGCTGAAGATATCGAACCTTTACTGGCTGAAGTTAATAGTAGTGGTTTGCTGAAGGAAGTTGAGAATTTAACCAAAAGCCTTGCACGCGCTTCTGAGGATGTGAGGTAAAGCAATATATGAGACACCAAATCTCGATGCCAGTATATTCATATGTAAATGTATGCACTCTTATGCCTCGCACACTTGAATTAATAGGCATCATGATACACATTATCTGATGAGCGAAGAAAACcacagaaaataaataaactgtTGACTAATAAGAATTTCGATGAGCATATTttagaaataatatattaagaAAAGAATGTAATTCGATATTATGTTGATTTCTCTATTTACCATCTCTTTTATGTTGAGCTTGGTACAGAACAAGATAGTCAGAATTTTCCACCCTAAGTATCGCATtagtaaaaaattcaaaaataaaatgcgACCTGAATATTTTTCCCTTCAGAAGTGGCTGTAGTAGTGACTCTTGAGCGGCTCAGTCAAAACTCGACTCGAGCTTGATTTAACTGAGATCGAGTCGAGTTAGAGTTTTAGTTGTTTTCACTCAGCTCGTCAGTTACTCGAGTAAGTTCatatatctttttttatttagagGATATAAAGTTTAAGGGTTATTTTTGTTGATATATACCTTGTATGCACCCCTAGACCCTAGTAACCACACATTTAAATCTCTACTGGTTTCCTATCTGTCATGGTTACAGATCCATTTTACGTTgttttcatgtattttatttgtCGGCACAGTTATGAAAATTGTTTGTTACTTTTCAACAGAAGACAAAACAGATTATCTGTGTTTCTATGTACAGTCACTTTTATATTGGATACGAAATGTTGTAAGATAGTTTCAGACCATATTTTATCTGAAATTGAACAATTCAATTTTCCCATATTCAAATTAGGAGGTGTtagaaattgaaatatatttagGAATCGGATTTGATGTTTACAAATCAGGATAGATCtttcatataaaaatttgaGTTATTTGTGTCCCTAGTGCATTTTCTTTCTCATAAGTAAAGATGATGTTAGCATTCTATAGCAAGAGCGAAAATTCCAATTATTTTTTTCGTTATTGGATGcagatatgatattttattctaTATTAAAAGCGATCTGTAAAACTATTTTTTTCCTTAACATATGGTCGTAGGTGCAGGTATTTAGAACTTAAGCATGTGACTATTGCAATTTGTGCTATCTTTCTTTAGGATTGATCTCCTTTTTAAGTGTTCAACATCTATCGTTGCCCGTCCTCTTCCAACTTGAAAGGAACAGCTGCATCAATATCTTTCTGCTTTCAAAACTCTTGAGATGGAAAACATAAGAACTTGAATAATAAGAGCAGGAATGAGGAATGCaatgattttaataatttgtCTTACTTCCTCCATGTTTTGAACTTGTAACATAAGCAATCATTATAGAAGAATGTAATCAACTTTTAGAAATCTCAcatcaaaattttaagaaacGAATGGAAGAAATCGGAGATCTCCTCCCCCTGCGGTCTTGCTAATAATGATGACGACATGTTTTGGCACGAATAAGCGGGGATTAAATTGAATCAAGCAAAATTAGAAATATATCCATGGCAAAGTTTTGCTTTCTCATTGTTTTTCTTGTTCCACAAGAGCTATAAAGTTGTGTTTGGTTATGCAACATAAACCTGAATTTAACTTCATCAACGATGTCATGAATCCACACGTTTACATTCTATTATTTTCCAATGGATGAAACCTATTAACTGATATACGAGGTTCCATCTGATGATTGGAGTATCAAAGTTACTAAATTTTCGGCCAAATTAAAATAGCAAGTTATCATTTGATGCATTTTGACTTGAATCGCGTTTTCCATTAATGTTGTATGATAATTGACTAATGGAGCTTTATGTTTGAACTTTGCAGGATGGTGCCTTCATCGATTGTGACTCCGGAAAACAAGGAACTAATTCAGAAGTCTATTTATACCTTAATTTTCACTCTAAAGAACATTGAGGTAGAATCAAGTGGTTGTTAATCCTCTTAGTATCAGGCAATATTTAAATGTTGCTTGATTTCATACCCTTTTCATTATCAATCAATATGCAGAATATAAGCTCGGATATATTGGGATTCACTGGGGATGAAGCCACGCGAAGGAACTTGAAGTTGCTCATCAAGTCCCTCAGCAGGCTGCTGTGAGCCAAGAAAAGAGGGGGAAAATGACCAACATAATTTTGTGAAATCCAAAGTGATTTGCATTAACGATTATACCAAATGGatagattttcgaaaatcatcgAATAGATTGCTTTTGAATATTCAGTTGATTTGATTAAGTTGTAAACTTCGAATaggaattttatttcaaataaattaaggTTTTTTTTGGGAGAAAAGTCGAGTGATCAATTCACAAAATcggataaattatttaattaccaGGACAAATAAAGAGCAAGTATTTCTCCAATACCATCCATTTATCCAAATCCAAGATACTCTTCACGCACGTCCGATAATTACCatgtttcaattattttattttcacatcacacttgtttttatttttatttttattttttaacaatataatGGGGTTGGAGCATGTAATTATATATCGTTTTCTGTTATCTACGCTCCATTTCATCAACTCTATTTGAATAATTGGTGCAAAATCCGCTCTTTTTCCTCCAAGATTTGGAATTCAATGACCCTTTAATTACAAATTCAACAATGCTCGGTATGAAAATAAATCTAACGATAAACTACCAAAGGCGATTCTCCATTCATTGTGAGACTAAAATCTCGACACACGACAAATCATCGTACAGCAATTAATGTTAGAGCTCGTCTCTGTTGACTCTATTTTAACGCCCATAAAAAGTGAATAAGGCGAATTAATGAAAAAGCATTCGTTCCTTTTCTCTAAATTCTACTCTTTTTCTCCATGGGTCGCAAGAAACTTGCAATGAGGCGAATCGAGAATGCGACGACTCGTCAACTTACCTACGGCAAGCGTAAAGATGGGATTCTGAAGAAGGCCAGTGAATTGTCTGTGTTGTGTGATACAGATGTGGCCGTTGTTATGTTTTCCCCGACTGGTAAACTAACCACCTTTGCGAGCAATGGAAGGTCCGTTCCCgaaatatacacacacacacacacacacagatatatatatatatatatttatatatatatagatgttGTGATGCGACTTGAATCCAAGAtcttataaatttgatttttcttgtgttttgttGAGTAGGGTTGAGGATATCTTCCTGCGTTTTGTGGATAGGCCCGATGAACTTAGAGGAGGGTACGCATTTTTTTTACAAGTACTCGATCGGATTTATATACGTTATGAGATTGAAATCAAAGTCAGAATTCCATGTCCGAAAAtggataaataatttttatcagaCCATTTATGTATGTCTGAATTTGCGGAAGATACAATTCTATTATAGTTTACAAATTAACGAGGAAGTGGACATAATTTTATTGGAAATTAATACTaatttatatatacaatttgattttttttttaatatctgaCAATTGTCTAATTTTTTTGTGGCAGGCCTATCATTAATGAAGAGgtacatataaataaatatatatatacacacaatcTTGGATTCAATAACTTGGATTTGTGGACTAagaatttgatttttgttttaacTTGTGATTTTAGTTCTTGTCTGAAAAGCTCAGGCAACTGAAGTATGAAGGAGAAATGCTGGAAAAGATAGCAATGTAACCTTTTTCCCTTATAAATAAAACCCACATATTAGATACACATagaatttaaagatttttttttggggtaaataaatttttttaaaaaaaatacaatttgtgTTTTCCGTTCTCAGATAAAAAATACATCATCATCGAGAcaaatctaattttttattataaaaaaaatttataggaATAACTGTCTATTTGCTTTTGACCCCTCTTCGTGTACGTACCTCGGCATGCATGCATGTGATTCTTTGAGGTTTATTGTACGTTTCTAACATTGCTTTTTAATCTGTTTGTTTCACATGATGAACAAACCAAATTCATGCACGATTATCTTTCAACAAGCCCAGTATTGAGGTATGATTCTGTTTCTActctttgaaatatttttttcatcccACCTTAATTATCCGAAGTAAAAGATAATACTTGAGATGATgtacatttttaaatttaaacggGTAAGGAATAAATTGACGAACATTTCGCACTTTATGACATATTCGAATATAGTCTAAATGCTTTTCGTCCAGCTTTATGTTTGGATTTTTTTGGATTGGAGAGGAGAATTGTATTTGAGTCAGACATAAATTTTGGCACATTCAATTTTCAGGCATATCCCGTGTTACTTATTAAGTAATTCTGCCATTAGGGTTTGTTAATTAAAGATCATTAGAACTACATTTTACAAATTGTTTTCATATGTGCACATCattttcttttgaaacttcaTATATTTCCACAAATATTATTAAAGCTGCACAAAATAATCAAACTGATCAATATTAACTTCAGGGTTTAGAAGAAAATCTTGATAAATTCAACAGGAGACAAAGGGAGGCCCAGGAAAAAATGAGGTCAAATATATATTAGTTCTTTGTTTTCCATCTCTGTGGTTTTTTCCCCATTAATTCTAATTTTAtcgttaatattaaaatttgaaaaaatattgcaTCGTATCAATTAAATACATGGGATTTGTGCCTTTGATTTGTTCCTCGTACAGGTACTATGAACCAGCTGTGGAGAAGATAAACACAGTCCTTGAAGCTGGAGTGTATCAGCAGTTCCTTGCAAGCGCCATCCAGCGTGTGCAACTCACCAAAGTAATAATTATtcagtaattttaatttattttttttacattttagcTTATATATTATCGTGCTATAATTTCTCTATATTTGcagtaaattttatgtttatacAAATCTTTATATGTATTGCGCGTAGGCCAAATTGCTTGGCAACAAACTTGTCCATCAAGCGAATGAACACATGGaggtaaaatttaaatattgctatataattataatataaagttTTAATCACACACGTAAATGCAAACTGCTAACTCTTGCAGCTGCAGACAGCCGCAGCCCCGATGGAGGATACCCCACCTTCAGTTGCTCATAACACCATAAACCACAGCGGGTAATCGAGATTGTATACAAGTACTTATAAAATGTAtttataatagtatttatttcaaaaaatttataaaatattttaacagttGAATATACGTTTggacaaatattatatatgtttttattttcatcattGAACACTTCTCAATTATGCTATAAAAACTAAACTTtgtatatgcttttatatatcAACTTTTTTTACAGCATTCGATATTTGACTACGTTTTTGTGTATATACGATAATAATGTGCTCTATAATATGAAGaatatcatgttattgttgTCACATTTTCAGGATGAGTTCAGGAAAGGATGACGATGAGGGTCGAACAACGGGGCCTCACCTGAGCCTGAGTTTTATTGAAGCTGTGGTTAATCCTAATTTGGGCACAACTACTAATTAATATTAgcaatattaaaaataaaaataaaacacatattACAGTGATTTACTTTTTCTGATACATTAAAACTTATGTTGAGGGTTaaacttaacccttcaataaATTGGTTGATCTGCATTATATAGATTGGTTTTTATAATTATCTACTCAGTTATGCTTGTAAGTGGATGTGTGTTAACAAGTAGAGGAAGCTGGCTCTCTCTGTAgaataaacttcaaatttcacattttaaaattcgacgatttctatttctttttctttatttttttcttgacaGAACATGACATGTAGTCTACAATATGTcactggttttttttttttttaatgacgtAAAACTCAtagtcgtttttttttttggtgcgTTGGAATTTTGTGACTTTGGACCCAAAAAAAATAGAGGCCAACCATTAATATTGCttttgcaataaaaaaatatagaaattttcttgtttagagTTTGAATTGACAAAAAAACGGGGTGTGAAAAGTTTCTTGATTTGTATGTTTTCCATTCAAGGCCGGGGAACCGATAGAGAAGAAACCTTATTTTAAAGACACGTAGCTATCACAAGAGCTATGTGCGTTTTTGTCTTGTTTGATGAAATGTGAAGGGGAGGCTCGGGTGATTTTTTGGGAAACAATGGAAATTTAAAGAGTCCGTTTTGTGGCTGTTTTTGTTGCTTTTCTCTGTGCTTTTGCTGAGGCGGATAGAAATCAGCAGAAAGCTTCGTAAAAAATGGAGTTTCTCGGGATTTTCAAGAATTTGATAAAGATATGGTATGCAATATTTGAGTTGTTCTCTCTTATTTTGCCAGACATTGTGAATTCTCTGGTGCATGATTCGTTACTATTAATATTTGTGTATGGAAATATTACtagttatataatattaattgattGCAAATCACTACAGAGTAATTTGCTTCTGAATCAAGTGTGGATGATCTTCTGAAAAGATTCAGCCCTCTGTTGATCAAGGAGTTTAGTTTGAAAATCTTTATACATCATTGATACATTCCAAAATTGGTGATGCGACTGTCTAAATACTTTCAAGATCGTTATGTGAGTTTCGTCAATTTTTCTACTGGTGGTTAGACTGAATGTTGAACTTAACCTTTGTACAAACCTTTGAATTGCAGAATGGACttaccaatattttaaaaatctttgtaTCAGGTTTAAAGGGGAATATGTTTCATAATCTTGATAGAAGAAAACTGATCAAGGATTTAATTGTAGCAACATATATTTTCTGTCAAATGCTGAGTTTAGAATGAAAAGAAAACACAATCAGAATTAACATGAAATTAGTTTGTGATACATGCAAATATGGATGCAATTCGtgaaattattttctatttgaTATATACTCTTGAAAAGTAGTGTTCATCAAGGTATAAAGTAGTTTCCTAAATATCTTATGAGATGGGTTTATGACAGGTTGAACGAGTATGGTGTTATCATAGTAAAGAGTTAAAAGATAATACGGAGGTTGTCAAGATCTTGGATTTGGATCCATCGCAGCCAACAACATCTGGGCTGTCGGGGAAGAAAACCTCTGCCAAAGGCTATAGCAGATTTGCCACCAACCAAGAAAAAACTATCTTGTATTGCTCGCGACAGAAAAATCTTCCATTGCGAAAATTAAGATTCCAGCAAGAAAGTCAGTTCCATAAACACCACTAACTTTTGTCTGGTCTGGGTAGAGTTCCAAGAAGGTGCCTAAGAAGAAGTCTTCAAAATCGGGTTGTAACAACTACTGTTCCGACCCCAGGTCCTGCATAATCACTAGCTATTTCTTCTATGGCACAGATAAGTCAGCCTCCCTCTCCTGCTAAGGCTCCGGAACCATATCCTCTGCCAGATTTTTCTACCTTTCCTTCACCATCAGATGCAGATTATACTCCAAAATTACCCAAAAATATTTAGCCAGTTTCTCCTGAAAATGACCACAAGAACAGCAAGTATTTGTTAGCCTCTATAATTGCTTGATCTATGGCAGGATTTGCTCTGCTATTTGTCTTCCTTAATATGTTGTATGAAGAAAAGTAGAACCAGTACTGGACCAAATGGTGGTCAGAGGGATGAGAAGCCTCTTCACAATTTCTTTGCAAGCGACATTTCCGCAGGTATTTGACTCATAGAGGTCGAATATCATCGAGACCAACACTGATTCTGTTTCATTTTCATGGCTATGATTGATATTCAGGTTCTTCATAAAAGTCAAACAGTATGGGTAGTCCaaacgttaaagatttaaaggctCATTCAACCATTAGTAAATC harbors:
- the LOC140965135 gene encoding protein TRIGALACTOSYLDIACYLGLYCEROL 2, chloroplastic-like, coding for MVGNSAFFVSTSSQVWSPCSITHASGNGSLNLFPCSTAKLRHERKKPFVIKGSAEHNVSCSESKSPLSVVINFTRAIWRQTLRPLSDFGFGRKSIWEGGVGLFLVSGTVLLVLTLAWLRGFQLRSKFRKYLAVFEFDQASGICTGTSVRIRGINVGTVVSVNPSLRSIEALVEVEDDKVVIPWNSLIEVNQSGLLMETVIDITPREPIPTPSVGPLDVGCVKEGLIVCDRQKVKGHQGVSLDALVGIFTRIGREMEDIGLSNAYALAERVSAVIEESRPLLRKMTAMAEDIEPLLAEVNSSGLLKEVENLTKSLARASEDVRMVPSSIVTPENKELIQKSIYTLIFTLKNIENISSDILGFTGDEATRRNLKLLIKSLSRLL
- the LOC140964186 gene encoding uncharacterized protein isoform X1 gives rise to the protein MRYYEPAVEKINTVLEAGVYQQFLASAIQRVQLTKAKLLGNKLVHQANEHMELQTAAAPMEDTPPSVAHNTINHSGMSSGKDDDEGRTTGPHLSLSFIEAVVNPNLGTTTN
- the LOC140964186 gene encoding uncharacterized protein isoform X2, with product MRYYEPAVEKINTVLEAGVYQQFLASAIQRVQLTKAKLLGNKLVHQANEHMETAAAPMEDTPPSVAHNTINHSGMSSGKDDDEGRTTGPHLSLSFIEAVVNPNLGTTTN
- the LOC140964223 gene encoding agamous-like MADS-box protein AGL104; the protein is MGRKKLAMRRIENATTRQLTYGKRKDGILKKASELSVLCDTDVAVVMFSPTGKLTTFASNGRVEDIFLRFVDRPDELRGGPIINEEFLSEKLRQLKYEGEMLEKIAM